One genomic segment of Bacteroides caccae includes these proteins:
- a CDS encoding RagB/SusD family nutrient uptake outer membrane protein encodes MKKLYKKILIAAFALCNIYSCDYLNVSDELAGNLRSLDEIFDNVSYTRRWYANIFTSIPDYSGITAAAGSITGFKNPWAGMCDELTVGYGDAKLYNKTDKNAANMSFHRWGTCYKEIRQANIFLAHAKPIAANGTHVDVLTEEELTEMKANVRFMRAYYHYLLFEQYGAIPLVKDLILEREDNLDLPRNTIDEVISYLDEELTAVAKELPQKALHDDDQHNAWPTKGVALAVKAKMWVYAASKLFNGEYKEALAVTNLDGTRLFPDKDPNKWNKAVAALEEFIKFADEEGNYELLNTGNPSQDIYDLFQTYNKEIIWATAATSWGGMTNDMFDRRCTPRSEQNGMGCIGVTQELVDDFYMKDGLPIQATSYLPQSTLYTTEGFDKYTETVKAGSKEVQVANNVSNRFLNREARFYNTVFFQNRRWHVTNNVTQFHKGSPNELSGTIYTHTGYMLYKRFNREVSMKSPGVQNKFRPSIIFRLADLYLLYAEAVNEIDPQDERVLTYLNKVRQRAGLSNIEELNPAIEGNQELQRLAIQRERRIELATEGQRYFDVRRWMIADQDGEGRQFGYVHGMNMNAAEDKFYEEVEASPIVFRRKMYLYPIPDDEMKKTELLVQNPGW; translated from the coding sequence ATGAAGAAACTATATAAGAAAATACTGATAGCTGCTTTTGCATTGTGCAATATTTATTCTTGCGATTATCTGAATGTATCTGATGAGTTAGCCGGAAATCTCCGTTCATTGGATGAAATTTTCGATAATGTATCTTATACCCGAAGATGGTATGCAAACATATTTACTTCTATTCCAGATTATTCAGGAATTACCGCAGCTGCTGGAAGTATCACAGGATTTAAAAATCCTTGGGCAGGTATGTGTGATGAATTAACTGTTGGATATGGAGATGCAAAACTCTATAACAAAACAGATAAAAATGCAGCTAACATGAGTTTTCACCGTTGGGGTACATGCTATAAAGAAATCAGACAAGCAAATATATTCTTGGCCCACGCCAAACCAATAGCGGCAAATGGAACCCATGTTGATGTACTGACGGAAGAAGAACTAACAGAGATGAAGGCTAATGTAAGATTCATGAGAGCCTATTATCACTATTTGCTTTTCGAACAATATGGTGCTATTCCTTTGGTAAAAGATTTAATTCTCGAAAGAGAAGATAATCTGGATCTGCCCCGAAATACCATAGATGAAGTAATCAGCTATTTGGACGAAGAACTAACAGCAGTAGCCAAAGAGCTGCCTCAAAAGGCATTACATGATGACGACCAGCATAATGCATGGCCAACCAAAGGCGTAGCTCTGGCTGTAAAAGCTAAAATGTGGGTATATGCAGCCAGTAAGTTATTCAATGGCGAATACAAAGAAGCGCTAGCCGTAACTAATTTGGATGGGACAAGACTTTTTCCTGATAAAGATCCTAATAAATGGAATAAAGCGGTAGCTGCTTTAGAAGAATTCATAAAATTTGCAGATGAGGAAGGTAATTATGAATTGCTGAATACGGGTAATCCTTCACAAGATATATACGATCTTTTCCAAACATATAATAAAGAAATTATATGGGCTACTGCAGCAACTTCATGGGGTGGAATGACAAATGACATGTTCGACCGTAGATGTACCCCAAGAAGTGAACAAAACGGAATGGGTTGCATTGGTGTCACACAAGAACTCGTAGACGACTTTTATATGAAGGACGGTCTCCCGATACAAGCAACAAGTTATTTACCACAATCCACATTATATACAACCGAAGGGTTTGACAAATACACTGAGACTGTTAAAGCCGGAAGCAAAGAAGTACAAGTGGCCAACAATGTCAGCAATCGGTTCCTCAATCGGGAAGCACGTTTCTATAATACAGTATTTTTCCAAAATAGGAGATGGCATGTAACAAACAACGTAACTCAATTCCACAAAGGAAGCCCCAATGAATTAAGCGGCACAATTTATACTCATACTGGTTATATGCTATACAAAAGATTTAACAGGGAAGTTAGCATGAAATCTCCGGGGGTTCAAAACAAGTTCCGCCCTTCTATCATCTTCCGTCTTGCAGATCTTTATTTATTGTATGCAGAAGCTGTTAATGAAATTGATCCTCAGGACGAACGTGTTCTGACCTATTTAAACAAAGTACGCCAGCGTGCCGGTTTGTCGAATATTGAAGAACTCAACCCTGCCATTGAGGGAAATCAAGAGTTGCAAAGACTCGCAATTCAACGTGAAAGACGCATCGAATTGGCAACGGAAGGACAACGTTATTTCGATGTTCGCCGTTGGATGATAGCAGACCAGGATGGAGAAGGGCGTCAATTCGGATATGTTCATGGCATGAATATGAATGCGGCAGAAGACAAATTCTACGAAGAAGTAGAAGCTAGCCCGATTGTCTTCAGACGTAAAATGTACTTATATCCTATCCCAGACGATGAAATGAAGAAAACTGAACTGCTTGTTCAAAATCCGGGATGGTAA
- a CDS encoding TonB-dependent receptor, producing the protein MEKHQLFSLKKTEEKQLLLIMKFFSFFLLIGIGHCLATNSYLQSKLFTMKTSQKTVKQVFQEIEKNSEYIIFYMDQIIDTNRKVNIDVKNQQVSAILDQLFLGTDNTYSINDRQITIYHKGEQPNSQQQSNKFTVTGVITDAQGESMIGVSVKVKGTTLGGISDMDGRYSISVPNKNDILIVSFLGYATEEIKINGRRNINIRLREDTKALDEVVVIGYGQQKKESVVVSMSSVKPSEIAAPTRNLTNNLAGQVSGLIAVQRSGEPGYDDAEFWIRGISTFASNSSASTPLVLVDGVPRKITDIEPDEIETFSVLKDAAATAIYGAEGANGVILVTTKRGKDEKPKITFKTEHSISSPQRLPEFVGSADYLSLYNEALNNDGEPDLFSAELIEKFRTSTDRDLYPDTDWIGELLRKNTHNHRYTLNVRGGSARSRYFVSGAYYTESGIYKGNPTEKYDTNIGLDRFNLRSNIDMDVTSTTLVSIDLAGQYLIGNYPGESSSTIFRSMLITPPYCFPAVYSDGTVATYEQERGVNMRNPYNQLMNSGYTRQWRTGIQSKVGVRQKLDFITKGLSAKVNVSYDFDATFKSIRSYNPSRYHATGRDENGNLTFIQVVSGTPDLSDLKDNGIEAQKKIYIDAAINYKRIFAEKHDVSGMLLYMQKETQLKTQPLPYRKQGLVGRFSYSYDGRYFLEGNFGYTGSEAFAKNHRFGFFPAVGLAYYLSNEPFYPGVLKNYINKIKLRASVGKTGNDTTSDRFIYRPTFSMNAGSWSQGIGSNGGTNSIGQGIIEGFPETLDIGWEIEKKQNYGFDLGLFNNKIDIVFDYFRSERSNILMQRKTTPTLSGFRVNQYANYGIVSNHGVDMSLNAHHQIGKVKLSARGTFTFARNEIKEYDELPQKYPWMERTGKRINENNLYIAERLYTKEDFIINKNSNGIESYTLRPELPQSTLGGLLGPGDIKYKDVNGDGVIDSYDKVVGVGHPNVPEIVYGFGLNIEYKGFYASVFFQGTGNCSVLLGGNTPEGWYPFAWGVDQSSYRTFALDRWTESNPSQNVLMPRLHKDNANNANNQVASTWWLRNGGFLRLKNMEFGYQLPKQFLKKFNVQAARIYVMGYNLALWDNLKYFDPEAGNANGGNVYPKNRTFTLGIDFTF; encoded by the coding sequence ATGGAAAAACACCAATTATTCAGTCTAAAAAAGACTGAAGAAAAACAATTATTGCTAATTATGAAGTTCTTTTCATTTTTTCTACTGATAGGAATAGGGCATTGCTTGGCAACAAATTCGTATTTGCAAAGCAAATTATTCACAATGAAGACCTCTCAAAAGACTGTGAAACAAGTCTTTCAAGAAATTGAAAAAAATAGTGAATACATAATTTTCTACATGGACCAAATCATCGATACGAATCGTAAGGTAAATATTGATGTAAAAAATCAGCAAGTGAGCGCTATTTTGGACCAGCTATTTCTCGGTACAGATAATACTTACAGCATCAACGACCGACAAATCACAATTTACCATAAAGGCGAACAACCAAACAGCCAACAACAAAGTAACAAATTTACAGTCACCGGTGTAATAACCGATGCACAAGGAGAGTCCATGATTGGCGTTTCAGTAAAAGTAAAAGGAACAACATTAGGAGGAATCTCAGATATGGATGGACGATATTCCATTAGTGTCCCTAACAAAAATGATATTCTTATAGTTTCTTTCCTGGGCTACGCAACAGAAGAAATCAAGATTAACGGACGGCGCAACATTAACATCCGGTTACGCGAAGACACCAAAGCATTGGACGAAGTAGTTGTCATCGGTTATGGACAACAAAAAAAAGAGAGCGTCGTGGTATCCATGAGTTCGGTAAAGCCTTCGGAAATCGCTGCCCCGACTCGAAATTTGACCAACAATCTGGCAGGACAAGTATCCGGTTTAATTGCCGTACAACGTTCCGGTGAACCAGGATACGATGATGCAGAATTCTGGATTCGCGGTATCAGCACATTCGCATCTAACAGTTCCGCATCAACCCCTTTAGTCTTAGTAGATGGTGTTCCTCGTAAAATCACCGATATTGAACCGGATGAGATTGAAACATTCTCAGTATTAAAAGATGCTGCCGCAACTGCTATTTATGGTGCTGAAGGAGCAAATGGCGTTATATTAGTTACAACCAAACGCGGTAAGGACGAAAAACCTAAAATTACATTTAAAACAGAACACTCCATTTCAAGTCCACAACGTCTGCCTGAATTTGTAGGTTCTGCTGATTATTTAAGTTTATATAATGAAGCATTAAATAATGACGGGGAACCCGATTTATTCAGCGCTGAATTAATAGAAAAGTTTCGTACTAGTACAGACCGTGATCTTTATCCGGATACAGACTGGATAGGTGAACTGCTTAGAAAGAATACACATAATCACCGGTATACATTGAATGTGCGTGGCGGTTCGGCACGTTCCAGATATTTCGTATCTGGTGCCTATTATACAGAAAGTGGTATATATAAAGGTAATCCTACAGAAAAATACGATACCAATATTGGCTTGGACCGTTTTAATCTGCGTTCAAACATTGATATGGATGTCACCTCTACAACACTAGTATCTATTGACTTAGCAGGACAATACTTGATAGGCAATTATCCGGGTGAATCTTCATCTACTATTTTCCGCTCTATGTTGATTACTCCTCCTTATTGTTTTCCCGCAGTATATAGTGACGGAACAGTAGCTACTTACGAACAAGAACGAGGTGTAAATATGAGGAACCCATACAATCAGTTGATGAATTCCGGTTATACCCGCCAATGGAGAACAGGTATTCAATCCAAAGTTGGCGTTAGACAAAAACTCGATTTCATCACCAAGGGACTTAGCGCCAAAGTAAATGTCAGCTATGACTTTGATGCAACATTCAAATCCATACGTTCATACAATCCTTCCCGTTATCATGCAACAGGTAGAGATGAGAACGGTAACTTAACATTCATCCAAGTTGTATCAGGAACACCGGATTTGAGCGATTTGAAGGACAATGGTATTGAAGCGCAAAAGAAAATATATATTGATGCAGCTATCAACTACAAACGTATTTTTGCAGAGAAGCATGATGTAAGTGGTATGTTGCTATATATGCAAAAAGAAACACAACTCAAGACTCAACCTCTCCCCTATCGCAAGCAAGGGTTAGTAGGGCGTTTTAGTTACTCTTATGACGGACGTTATTTCCTTGAAGGAAATTTTGGATATACGGGTTCAGAAGCATTTGCCAAGAATCATCGTTTCGGTTTTTTCCCGGCTGTAGGACTGGCTTATTATTTGTCAAATGAGCCTTTTTACCCCGGAGTTTTAAAAAACTATATAAACAAAATCAAATTAAGAGCTTCTGTCGGTAAAACTGGTAACGACACTACCAGTGACCGTTTTATCTACCGTCCTACTTTCTCTATGAATGCAGGTTCATGGTCACAAGGAATAGGTAGTAACGGAGGTACTAATTCTATAGGACAAGGTATCATCGAAGGATTTCCGGAAACGTTAGATATTGGTTGGGAAATTGAGAAAAAACAAAACTATGGTTTCGACTTAGGACTTTTCAACAACAAGATAGATATTGTATTCGACTATTTCCGTTCCGAAAGAAGCAATATCCTGATGCAAAGAAAAACGACACCAACATTAAGTGGTTTTCGTGTCAACCAATATGCTAACTATGGAATCGTATCCAACCATGGTGTAGATATGTCTTTGAATGCTCATCATCAAATTGGTAAAGTAAAACTAAGTGCAAGAGGGACATTTACATTTGCCAGAAATGAGATAAAAGAATATGATGAATTACCACAAAAATATCCATGGATGGAACGAACAGGTAAACGAATTAATGAAAATAACCTCTATATAGCCGAACGCTTATACACAAAAGAAGATTTCATCATCAATAAGAACAGTAATGGTATTGAAAGCTATACATTACGCCCGGAACTGCCTCAAAGCACTCTAGGTGGATTGCTTGGCCCCGGTGATATTAAATACAAAGATGTGAATGGTGACGGAGTTATCGATTCCTATGATAAAGTAGTAGGCGTGGGACATCCTAATGTACCTGAGATCGTTTACGGATTTGGATTAAACATCGAATATAAAGGATTTTATGCTAGTGTATTCTTCCAAGGTACCGGAAACTGTTCTGTTTTATTAGGAGGAAATACTCCGGAAGGTTGGTATCCATTTGCATGGGGAGTAGACCAATCCAGTTATCGTACTTTCGCATTGGACCGTTGGACTGAGAGTAATCCAAGTCAAAATGTATTAATGCCACGCCTACATAAAGATAATGCCAACAACGCCAATAATCAAGTGGCAAGCACATGGTGGCTTCGTAATGGAGGTTTCTTACGATTAAAAAACATGGAATTCGGTTATCAACTGCCCAAACAATTCTTGAAGAAATTTAATGTTCAGGCTGCCAGAATTTATGTAATGGGATATAATCTTGCTTTGTGGGATAACCTTAAGTATTTCGATCCGGAAGCAGGAAATGCAAATGGAGGAAACGTATACCCTAAGAATCGTACCTTTACCTTAGGAATAGACTTTACATTTTAA
- a CDS encoding FecR family protein, whose protein sequence is MDSKIDYNNYKADSLLNDAYFLESEQHPTPESIMFWDKLAQENKQLAKEIAIARNFLHILRHVPKPYLPQQKVDSIWKCISDQNRLEIQNKRKRRILYRTLAAACIVVFLVSGWYLQNIYQTSECMEKSDIVAVKKPDVSTNQTLLILSEKKQIAIQGKESKLHYNQQGKLNVNSQTINQETENDKKKDTYNQLIVPAGKRSSITFSDGTRIWLSASSRVVYPVEFMKNKREIYVEGEAFLDVYHDKSRPFIVKTNKMDIQVLGTTFNVCAYEKENIQTVVLVTGKVEVKTNNNETKTLSPNNLLAYNDQQGISVHPVDVQEYIAWKDGFYQFKKERLEIITKKLSKYYGKTIITDKQLANITCSGKLDLKEELDDVLHTLIQTVPAQITESNEKIYINVKSK, encoded by the coding sequence ATGGATTCAAAAATAGACTATAATAATTATAAAGCAGACTCATTACTCAATGATGCTTATTTTTTAGAATCGGAACAACATCCGACTCCGGAAAGTATTATGTTTTGGGATAAATTAGCTCAAGAAAACAAGCAGTTAGCTAAGGAAATAGCTATTGCGCGTAATTTTCTACATATTCTCCGTCATGTTCCTAAACCCTATCTGCCTCAACAAAAAGTAGATTCCATTTGGAAATGTATATCCGATCAGAATCGTTTGGAAATACAGAACAAAAGAAAGAGACGCATTCTATACCGCACTTTAGCTGCAGCTTGCATTGTTGTCTTCCTTGTAAGTGGTTGGTATCTGCAAAATATTTATCAGACAAGCGAGTGCATGGAAAAATCTGATATAGTCGCAGTAAAGAAACCTGATGTCTCTACCAATCAAACCCTTTTGATTCTATCCGAAAAGAAACAGATAGCTATACAAGGTAAAGAAAGTAAGCTACATTACAACCAACAGGGAAAATTAAATGTCAATTCTCAAACCATTAATCAGGAAACTGAAAACGATAAGAAAAAAGATACTTATAATCAATTAATAGTGCCGGCCGGAAAACGCTCGTCAATTACTTTTTCCGACGGGACACGTATTTGGCTAAGCGCCAGTTCACGAGTTGTTTATCCGGTTGAATTTATGAAGAACAAACGGGAGATTTATGTAGAAGGTGAAGCCTTCCTAGATGTTTATCACGACAAAAGTCGACCATTTATTGTAAAAACGAATAAAATGGACATACAGGTATTAGGTACTACTTTTAACGTTTGTGCATACGAAAAAGAGAATATACAAACAGTAGTACTTGTCACTGGAAAAGTAGAAGTAAAGACTAACAATAACGAAACGAAAACTTTATCACCAAACAATTTACTTGCATATAATGATCAGCAAGGTATCAGCGTACATCCTGTAGATGTACAAGAATACATAGCTTGGAAAGATGGATTTTACCAATTCAAAAAAGAGAGGTTGGAAATTATTACAAAAAAACTCAGCAAGTACTATGGTAAGACAATCATTACCGACAAACAGCTTGCTAATATTACTTGTAGTGGTAAGCTAGATCTGAAAGAAGAACTAGATGATGTGTTGCATACGCTGATTCAAACCGTCCCGGCTCAAATAACAGAATCAAATGAGAAAATCTATATTAATGTCAAATCTAAATAA
- a CDS encoding RNA polymerase sigma factor: MQIQDESYIKWKLFLEGNDEAYSWLYTHHIQLLYQYGLQITPDTEVIKDCIQDVFIRIYKNKNKLSIPQNVKIYLMISLKNSIYNVFSKERSEESYAFNFYSMEEQYITENDFINEEERREQINEIKKILHVLTPRQREIIYYRFIEEMEYDEICQIMDINYQSAYNLLQRSLQKVRDTFGTPECIAWISILTTFFRETQKMHFL; this comes from the coding sequence ATGCAAATTCAAGACGAAAGTTATATTAAATGGAAACTTTTTCTCGAAGGCAATGATGAAGCTTATAGTTGGCTTTATACACACCATATTCAATTACTGTATCAATATGGATTACAAATCACTCCTGACACAGAAGTGATAAAAGACTGTATACAAGATGTATTTATAAGAATATACAAGAATAAAAATAAATTAAGTATACCCCAAAATGTAAAAATCTATCTGATGATTTCTCTTAAAAACAGTATCTATAATGTTTTCAGTAAAGAGCGTTCAGAAGAATCCTATGCCTTCAACTTCTACTCTATGGAAGAACAATATATAACAGAGAATGACTTTATCAATGAAGAAGAACGTCGCGAACAAATTAATGAAATCAAAAAAATACTCCATGTGCTAACTCCCAGACAACGAGAAATCATATATTATCGTTTTATAGAAGAAATGGAATATGATGAAATATGTCAGATTATGGACATTAATTATCAATCAGCCTACAATTTACTTCAACGCTCACTACAAAAAGTAAGAGATACTTTCGGAACACCTGAATGCATCGCATGGATAAGTATCTTGACCACTTTCTTCAGAGAAACACAAAAAATGCATTTTCTTTAA
- a CDS encoding arylsulfatase, with product MKTSFLLKSSLLATTGVYILPQLLFAQTSTRPHIILIVSDQHRGDAMNCMGNTSVISPNMDALAEDGTLFTNGYSSTPSSTPARSGLLTGLSPWHHGMLGYGRVASQYRYEMPRMLGDLNYYSFGIGKMHWYPQKALHGFRGTLVDESGRVESPDFISDYRLWFQMQAPGLNPDSTHIGWNDHGAATYKLPERLHPTAWTGEMACEMIRNYEGINNQPLFLKISFARPHSPYDPPQRLLDEYANRDIPAPWIGEWCKDKPYAKLKDPQKVKKDAPYGNFGDEYAKDSRRHYYANVTFIDEEIGKVIKTLKEKGIYDNALICYISDHGDMLGDHYHWRKTYPYQGSVHVPYIVKWPASYHFTKGNKITQPVELRDLLPTFLEIAGSSIPQDMDGQSLLRLMEGKTDQWRKYIDLEHATCYSPDNYWCALTDGKIKYIWRFHTGTEELFDLSKDPHELKNVVTDKKYKQQLNELRQAMIDHLSERGEKFVKDGKLQVLKQTILYSPLFPDKSPVDTGI from the coding sequence ATGAAAACATCCTTTTTATTAAAAAGCTCATTACTTGCGACTACGGGAGTTTATATCCTTCCGCAACTTCTTTTTGCCCAAACTTCAACACGTCCTCATATCATTTTAATTGTATCCGACCAACATCGTGGAGATGCCATGAATTGTATGGGAAATACTTCTGTCATTTCTCCGAATATGGACGCTTTGGCAGAAGACGGTACACTCTTTACAAACGGTTATTCTTCTACCCCTAGTAGTACACCGGCACGTTCCGGATTATTGACCGGACTTTCTCCCTGGCATCATGGTATGCTAGGATACGGCAGGGTAGCCAGCCAATACCGTTATGAGATGCCTCGTATGTTGGGAGACTTAAACTACTACAGCTTTGGTATTGGTAAAATGCACTGGTATCCTCAAAAGGCTCTGCATGGATTCCGGGGAACATTAGTTGATGAAAGCGGACGCGTAGAAAGTCCCGATTTTATCAGTGACTATCGATTATGGTTCCAAATGCAAGCTCCCGGCTTAAACCCAGATTCTACTCATATCGGTTGGAATGACCATGGAGCAGCTACTTATAAACTTCCGGAACGATTGCATCCCACAGCATGGACAGGAGAAATGGCTTGCGAAATGATTCGCAATTACGAAGGTATCAATAACCAACCATTGTTCTTGAAAATATCCTTTGCCCGTCCACATAGTCCTTATGATCCTCCCCAACGTTTATTGGACGAATACGCGAACCGGGATATACCTGCACCTTGGATAGGAGAATGGTGTAAAGATAAGCCGTATGCCAAACTAAAGGATCCTCAAAAAGTGAAAAAAGATGCTCCTTATGGTAATTTCGGTGACGAATATGCAAAAGACTCACGGAGGCACTATTATGCTAATGTGACATTTATTGACGAAGAGATAGGTAAAGTAATTAAAACTTTGAAAGAAAAAGGTATATATGACAATGCACTTATCTGCTACATTTCTGATCACGGTGATATGTTAGGAGACCATTATCATTGGCGTAAAACGTACCCTTACCAAGGTTCGGTACATGTTCCTTATATCGTTAAATGGCCAGCTAGCTATCACTTTACTAAAGGAAACAAAATTACCCAACCGGTAGAATTGCGTGATTTATTACCAACTTTCCTTGAAATAGCCGGAAGTTCTATCCCGCAAGATATGGACGGTCAATCTTTACTCCGGTTAATGGAAGGTAAAACCGATCAATGGAGGAAATACATAGATTTAGAACATGCGACTTGCTATAGTCCTGACAATTATTGGTGTGCATTAACCGACGGAAAAATAAAATATATCTGGCGTTTTCACACCGGGACAGAAGAGTTGTTTGATCTCTCGAAAGACCCTCATGAACTAAAGAATGTAGTAACAGATAAAAAATACAAACAGCAATTAAATGAGCTTCGTCAAGCTATGATTGATCATCTTTCCGAACGTGGTGAAAAGTTTGTGAAAGACGGTAAGTTACAGGTATTAAAACAGACAATTCTTTATAGCCCGTTATTTCCTGATAAAAGTCCGGTAGATACCGGAATTTAA
- a CDS encoding thioredoxin family protein produces the protein MKKVLVMVALVMVSVIVYAFNDRAEAKQGKKEVTGNNGEVVVMNKEMFLKDVFDYEKSKEWKYKGDKPAIIDLYADWCGPCRQTAPIMKELAKEYAGKIVIYKVNVDKQKELAALFNATSIPLFVFIPMKGDPQLFRGAADKATYKKAIDEFLLK, from the coding sequence ATGAAGAAAGTATTAGTCATGGTAGCACTCGTCATGGTAAGCGTAATCGTATACGCGTTCAATGACAGAGCTGAAGCCAAACAAGGTAAAAAAGAAGTAACAGGTAACAACGGAGAAGTCGTCGTAATGAATAAAGAAATGTTTCTGAAAGACGTCTTCGATTATGAAAAGTCAAAAGAGTGGAAATACAAAGGCGACAAGCCTGCCATTATCGATTTATATGCCGACTGGTGTGGACCTTGCCGCCAAACAGCTCCTATTATGAAAGAATTGGCAAAAGAATATGCCGGGAAAATTGTAATCTACAAAGTAAATGTAGATAAGCAGAAAGAACTGGCTGCCCTGTTCAATGCAACAAGTATTCCGTTGTTCGTATTCATCCCCATGAAAGGAGATCCCCAGCTTTTCCGCGGAGCTGCAGACAAAGCAACTTACAAGAAAGCAATTGATGAGTTTTTATTGAAGTAG
- the trxA gene encoding thioredoxin has translation MEKFEDLIQSPMPVLVDFFAEWCGPCKAMKPVLEELKLVVGDKARIVKIDVDQHEDLATKYRIQAVPTFILFKNGEAVWRHSGVIHSSELQGVIERHYT, from the coding sequence ATGGAGAAATTTGAAGATTTAATACAATCACCGATGCCCGTTTTAGTTGATTTCTTTGCAGAATGGTGCGGACCATGTAAAGCTATGAAACCCGTTCTGGAAGAGCTCAAATTAGTTGTAGGTGATAAGGCCCGTATTGTCAAGATAGACGTTGACCAACATGAAGACTTGGCTACAAAATATCGTATACAAGCTGTACCAACCTTTATCCTGTTCAAAAATGGAGAAGCGGTATGGAGACATTCCGGTGTAATTCATAGCAGTGAATTACAAGGGGTAATAGAACGGCATTATACATAA
- a CDS encoding glycosyltransferase family protein encodes MKFLFIVQGEGRGHLTQAITLEDMLQRNGHEVVEVLVGKSSSRTLPGFFNRSIHAPVKRFISPNFLPTTDNKRVNLKKSLAYNLLKLPEYFRSMYYINQRIKETGAEVVINFYELLTGLTYAFFRPSVPYICIGHQYLFLHRDFQFPDKSPVQLWMLRFFTRMTALRSSKKLALSFREIERDDEHQIVVVPPLIRREITAIQPEEGNYIHGYMVNAGFADTVESFHTMHPEVPLRFFWDKTETEEVVRVDETLSYHQIDDVKFLNGMANCRAYASTAGFESICEAMYLGKPVLMVPAHIEQDCNAYDAMIAGAGIIGDSFELESLLRFAGKYIPNCDFIYWARSCERRIILELEKLAASQSEITSISTYTNYLPI; translated from the coding sequence ATGAAATTCTTATTTATTGTTCAAGGTGAGGGGAGAGGACATCTGACACAGGCTATCACCCTCGAAGATATGTTGCAGCGTAATGGGCATGAGGTTGTAGAAGTATTAGTCGGTAAAAGTTCCTCACGCACATTACCAGGTTTTTTCAATCGGAGTATTCATGCACCGGTGAAGCGTTTTATCAGTCCGAATTTTCTGCCTACGACAGATAATAAGCGAGTGAATCTAAAGAAAAGTTTAGCTTATAATTTATTGAAACTACCGGAATATTTCCGTAGTATGTACTATATAAATCAACGGATTAAGGAGACAGGGGCGGAAGTCGTCATCAACTTCTACGAACTTCTGACCGGACTTACCTATGCGTTCTTCCGTCCCTCTGTTCCGTATATTTGTATTGGACATCAATATTTGTTTCTACATCGTGATTTTCAGTTTCCGGATAAGAGTCCGGTCCAGTTATGGATGTTGCGTTTCTTTACACGAATGACGGCTCTTAGATCATCAAAGAAGTTAGCTCTATCTTTCAGGGAAATAGAACGGGATGATGAACATCAGATTGTTGTGGTACCTCCTTTGATTCGCCGGGAAATAACGGCAATCCAGCCGGAAGAAGGAAATTATATTCATGGATATATGGTAAATGCCGGTTTTGCAGATACAGTGGAGAGTTTTCACACAATGCATCCGGAAGTTCCTTTAAGATTTTTCTGGGATAAGACGGAGACAGAGGAAGTAGTACGGGTGGACGAAACATTGAGTTATCATCAGATTGATGATGTGAAGTTTCTTAATGGAATGGCGAACTGCAGGGCTTATGCCAGTACGGCTGGTTTCGAGTCTATTTGTGAAGCGATGTATCTTGGCAAACCGGTATTAATGGTTCCGGCGCATATCGAACAGGATTGTAATGCTTATGATGCTATGATAGCAGGGGCAGGAATTATCGGTGATTCGTTTGAACTGGAGTCCTTGCTTCGTTTTGCGGGAAAATATATTCCAAATTGTGATTTCATTTATTGGGCACGCAGTTGCGAGCGTCGGATTATTCTTGAATTGGAAAAACTGGCTGCTTCACAATCAGAAATAACTTCAATATCAACATATACTAATTATTTACCAATATGA
- a CDS encoding type II toxin-antitoxin system HicB family antitoxin, producing the protein MKLNKTDYVLERASDGGYYAWLTVNMQCNAYGESPDEAIRNLEESMNEIIDEMYMVEDFV; encoded by the coding sequence ATGAAACTGAATAAAACAGATTATGTACTTGAACGTGCATCAGACGGTGGCTATTATGCTTGGCTGACTGTAAATATGCAATGTAATGCTTATGGAGAGTCTCCTGATGAGGCTATTCGGAACCTGGAAGAATCAATGAATGAGATAATTGATGAAATGTATATGGTGGAAGATTTTGTCTAA